A stretch of Carnobacterium iners DNA encodes these proteins:
- the cmk gene encoding (d)CMP kinase, which translates to MTNKMMIAIDGPASAGKSTVAKLLANELGYIYCDTGAMYRALTYEALQKGINLEDEEALIILLEKNAISFEPTEKNQKVYLNNKEVTEAIRQPDVTNSVSAVAAHSQVRKELVKRQQKIADKGGVVMDGRDIGTTVLPHAEVKIFLIASVEERAERRYKENKLNGIDTPLEQLKKEISDRDYKDSHRESSPLTKAEDAVLLDTTSLDIQQVIGKIKEVVSSRIS; encoded by the coding sequence ATGACGAACAAAATGATGATTGCGATTGACGGACCAGCTTCTGCTGGTAAAAGTACGGTAGCTAAACTCTTAGCAAATGAACTAGGTTACATCTATTGTGATACTGGTGCAATGTATCGTGCATTGACTTATGAAGCTTTACAAAAAGGAATAAATTTAGAAGATGAAGAAGCTTTGATTATTTTATTAGAAAAAAATGCTATTTCTTTTGAACCTACTGAAAAAAACCAAAAAGTTTATTTAAATAATAAAGAAGTAACGGAGGCCATTCGTCAACCTGACGTAACAAATTCTGTTTCTGCCGTAGCTGCACACAGTCAAGTCAGGAAAGAATTAGTAAAAAGACAACAAAAAATAGCAGATAAAGGTGGGGTCGTTATGGATGGGCGAGATATAGGTACAACGGTCTTACCCCATGCAGAAGTGAAAATTTTTCTAATCGCCAGTGTTGAAGAAAGAGCTGAAAGACGTTACAAAGAAAATAAATTAAATGGGATTGATACTCCTTTGGAACAATTAAAAAAAGAAATCTCAGATCGAGACTACAAAGACTCACATAGAGAATCTTCTCCTTTAACTAAAGCAGAAGATGCCGTCTTATTGGATACAACTAGTTTAGATATCCAACAAGTTATCGGAAAAATTAAAGAAGTTGTTAGTTCAAGAATTAGTTAA
- a CDS encoding AI-2E family transporter, with protein sequence MQENNNKNTKTDKDSRFIHFWGGKKLVFTLVIFILIALLIMLFNQVSFIFKPLQITFSTIVAPLILAVVFYHLLDPLISWMEKRGLKRKFGTAIVFVLSIVLIGYGIILLVPILSEQISEFVLAFPDYVDALKQRSEEIVSGSIFESYYKNAMNSLDRIVGDVPAKVMDWVGSSSQEIVSVFSTISTVVSVIVTFPVILFFMLADKGKFKPFMMKIIPPIFRDAIQTVSTRISSVVRSYIQGEIIVALSLGVLLFFGYLIIGLDYAFVLATIAAITAIVPFIGATIGIIPALIVAAFTSPGMLLKMAIVWGVGQFVQGNIIEPTIMGKNLKMYPLTIIIVLLVMGNIFGIIGVILGVPLFAMIKVILEYLLEQFKKRYNRYFSEVAGPYDVDRDLAGDTTHYDDVGNVEKDSSDESNEKDKENDSE encoded by the coding sequence ATGCAGGAAAATAATAATAAAAATACGAAGACCGATAAAGATAGTCGCTTTATTCATTTCTGGGGTGGTAAAAAATTAGTTTTTACTTTAGTCATATTTATTTTAATTGCTCTTCTTATCATGCTTTTTAACCAAGTCTCTTTTATCTTTAAGCCATTGCAAATTACTTTTAGTACGATTGTCGCTCCTTTGATTCTTGCGGTAGTCTTTTATCATTTACTAGATCCCTTGATTTCTTGGATGGAAAAACGAGGTCTCAAAAGAAAATTTGGTACAGCAATTGTTTTTGTTCTTTCAATAGTTTTAATTGGATACGGAATCATTCTATTAGTTCCTATTTTATCCGAACAAATCAGTGAATTTGTTTTAGCCTTCCCAGATTACGTAGATGCATTGAAACAGCGGTCGGAAGAAATTGTTTCTGGAAGTATATTTGAAAGTTATTATAAAAATGCTATGAATAGTTTAGATAGAATCGTCGGAGATGTCCCTGCAAAAGTGATGGATTGGGTTGGAAGCTCTTCTCAAGAAATCGTTAGCGTCTTTTCGACGATATCAACAGTTGTATCAGTTATTGTTACTTTCCCAGTTATTCTCTTTTTTATGCTAGCAGATAAAGGAAAGTTTAAACCTTTTATGATGAAAATTATTCCTCCTATTTTTCGTGATGCTATTCAAACAGTCTCTACGCGTATTTCAAGTGTTGTCAGATCCTACATTCAAGGAGAAATTATTGTCGCTCTTAGTTTAGGCGTTTTATTATTCTTTGGGTATTTAATTATTGGTTTAGACTATGCCTTTGTTTTAGCAACTATCGCTGCTATCACAGCTATTGTACCTTTTATTGGCGCAACAATTGGTATTATTCCTGCCTTAATTGTCGCTGCTTTCACTTCACCTGGCATGCTATTAAAAATGGCTATCGTTTGGGGAGTAGGTCAGTTTGTCCAAGGAAATATTATTGAACCAACCATTATGGGTAAAAATCTGAAAATGTATCCCTTAACTATTATCATTGTTTTGTTGGTAATGGGAAATATTTTTGGAATCATCGGAGTTATTTTAGGTGTACCTTTATTCGCAATGATTAAGGTCATACTAGAGTATCTATTAGAACAGTTTAAAAAACGGTACAACCGTTACTTTTCTGAAGTAGCTGGTCCTTATGATGTTGATCGTGATTTAGCCGGTGATACTACCCACTATGACGATGTTGGCAATGTTGAGAAAGATTCTTCTGATGAATCTAATGAGAAAGATAAAGAAAACGATTCTGAGTAA
- the dapB gene encoding 4-hydroxy-tetrahydrodipicolinate reductase gives MIKVVVAGFKGKMGSTATKMVLDNENFTLVGVLDPIVEQKNLSGIPEFSFADVPIFNDKETMVQTIDADVWIDFTIPDVAYENTRFALENGIRPVVGTTGFSEEGLKELTELSLSNKTGGLIAPNFAVGAVLMMQFSAKAARYFPDVEIIELHHDNKLDAPSGTAIKTAEMIFEERGEHRQGHPDEKESLAGARGADYKGMKIHSVRLPGLVAHQQVQFGSIGEGLTIRHDSYDRSSFMTGVALGCNKVMELEKIVYGLENIL, from the coding sequence ATGATTAAAGTAGTAGTAGCAGGATTTAAAGGTAAAATGGGTTCAACAGCAACAAAAATGGTACTAGATAATGAGAATTTTACTTTAGTTGGTGTTTTAGACCCAATAGTTGAACAAAAAAATTTGAGTGGTATTCCAGAGTTTTCTTTTGCAGATGTGCCGATTTTTAACGACAAAGAAACAATGGTTCAAACAATTGATGCTGATGTCTGGATTGATTTTACAATCCCAGATGTCGCTTACGAAAATACTCGTTTTGCATTAGAAAATGGCATTCGTCCAGTAGTAGGAACGACGGGTTTTTCAGAAGAAGGTCTCAAAGAATTAACAGAATTATCGCTTTCCAATAAAACGGGGGGATTGATTGCGCCTAATTTTGCCGTTGGAGCGGTATTAATGATGCAATTTTCAGCCAAAGCTGCACGCTATTTCCCAGATGTAGAAATTATTGAACTACACCATGATAATAAATTAGATGCACCAAGCGGGACAGCTATTAAAACAGCCGAAATGATTTTTGAAGAAAGAGGCGAACACCGTCAAGGACATCCTGATGAAAAAGAGAGCCTAGCGGGTGCTCGTGGAGCTGATTATAAAGGCATGAAAATTCATAGTGTGCGTCTTCCTGGCTTGGTAGCTCATCAACAAGTTCAATTTGGTAGTATTGGTGAAGGATTGACAATCCGACATGACTCTTATGATCGTTCTTCATTTATGACTGGCGTAGCATTAGGCTGCAATAAAGTTATGGAGCTAGAAAAGATAGTTTATGGCTTGGAAAATATTCTATGA
- the der gene encoding ribosome biogenesis GTPase Der, with protein MAKPVIAIVGRPNVGKSTIFNRIVGERISIVEDISGVTRDRIYSQAEWLGKEFNLIDTGGIDLGDEPFLDQIKYQAEIAMEEADVIIFITNSRDSVTDADENVAKILYRTKKPVLLAVNKVDNPDMRAEIFDFYTLGLGEPYPISGSHGLGIGDLLDAAIGHFPEEEEEEYDDSVIKFSLIGRPNVGKSSIINAMLGEERVIVSSVAGTTRDAIDTQFTDNEGTEFVMIDTAGMRKRGKVYESTEKYSVMRALRAIERSDVVLVVLNAEEGIREQDKKVAGYAHEAGKGVIIVVNKWDTLDKDNNTVKDFERDIRSEFAYLSYAPIVFVSAVTKQRLNKLPEIIKRVSENQRLRIQSSVLNDVILDAVAMNPTPTDKGKRLRIFYATQVAIKPPTFVVFVNDPEMMHFSYSRFLENRIRDTFVFEGTPIRILTRQRK; from the coding sequence ATGGCAAAACCAGTTATCGCCATCGTTGGTCGTCCAAACGTAGGAAAATCAACAATTTTTAACCGAATCGTAGGCGAACGTATTTCAATTGTAGAAGATATTTCAGGAGTAACTAGAGATCGTATTTACTCTCAAGCTGAATGGCTAGGCAAAGAATTTAATTTGATTGATACAGGTGGAATTGATTTAGGAGACGAACCATTCCTTGATCAAATAAAATACCAAGCAGAAATTGCAATGGAAGAAGCAGACGTGATTATCTTTATTACAAATAGTCGAGATAGTGTAACAGATGCTGATGAAAATGTCGCAAAAATTTTGTACCGTACAAAAAAACCTGTACTATTAGCAGTAAACAAAGTAGATAATCCAGATATGCGTGCCGAGATTTTTGATTTTTATACGCTTGGATTAGGTGAACCATACCCTATTTCAGGAAGCCACGGATTAGGTATAGGAGACTTACTTGATGCAGCAATCGGTCATTTCCCTGAAGAAGAAGAGGAAGAATACGATGACTCAGTTATAAAATTCAGTCTTATCGGCCGACCAAACGTTGGTAAATCTTCTATTATTAACGCTATGTTGGGTGAAGAACGTGTTATCGTATCAAGTGTAGCAGGAACAACTCGTGATGCTATTGATACACAATTCACAGATAACGAAGGAACAGAATTTGTCATGATTGATACAGCCGGTATGAGAAAACGCGGTAAAGTATACGAATCAACTGAAAAATACAGCGTCATGAGAGCACTTAGAGCGATTGAACGTTCGGATGTTGTTTTAGTTGTATTAAATGCTGAAGAAGGCATAAGAGAGCAAGACAAAAAAGTTGCTGGCTATGCACATGAAGCTGGTAAGGGAGTTATCATTGTTGTAAACAAATGGGATACTCTTGATAAAGACAACAATACTGTCAAAGATTTTGAAAGAGACATTCGTAGCGAGTTTGCGTACTTGAGCTATGCACCAATCGTATTTGTTTCAGCTGTTACAAAACAGCGCCTAAACAAATTACCTGAAATAATCAAACGAGTAAGTGAGAATCAACGTTTACGTATTCAATCATCTGTTTTGAACGATGTGATTTTAGATGCTGTGGCAATGAATCCTACTCCAACAGATAAAGGTAAGAGATTGAGAATTTTCTACGCAACACAAGTAGCAATAAAACCACCAACATTTGTTGTATTTGTAAATGATCCTGAGATGATGCATTTTTCTTATTCACGTTTCTTAGAAAATCGAATCAGAGACACCTTTGTTTTTGAAGGAACTCCTATACGAATCCTTACACGTCAAAGAAAATAA
- the rpsA gene encoding 30S ribosomal protein S1, producing MTDQKDKNEGLEQESMLEALDSVQEIHIGDTVKGEILKIQDNKQVIVGILGGGVEGVIPNNELSAAPFEDVTEIVNVGDIVDLVVIKEIKEKENGSFLLSKRRIDAKQVWEKIQKDFEEGTIIEAPVKEVVKGGLVVDAGVRGFVPASMVDIQFVDDFSAYKGKILAFKIMEIEPSENRLILSHKAVLQAESDLNKKKVMQELKENDTVKGKVARLTNFGAFIDLGGVDGLVHISQISYDHIKNPADVLSIGQEVDVKILSVDEEAGRISLSIKDTLPGPWDNIEDRAAVDTVLDGKVKRLTSFGAFVEVYPGVEGLVHISQISHNHIATPHEVLSEGQEIKVKVLDLNTENQRLSLSIKALEDKPQQQPKPREEKYEMPEMDSGFTIGDILGNQLSDITSGKEDTDQN from the coding sequence ATGACAGATCAAAAAGACAAAAACGAAGGATTAGAACAAGAATCAATGTTGGAAGCTTTAGATAGTGTGCAAGAAATTCACATTGGTGATACTGTTAAAGGGGAAATTTTGAAAATTCAAGATAACAAACAAGTAATTGTTGGGATTCTTGGTGGAGGTGTAGAAGGTGTAATTCCTAACAATGAGTTATCTGCCGCACCTTTTGAAGATGTTACAGAGATTGTAAATGTTGGCGATATCGTTGACTTAGTTGTAATCAAAGAAATTAAAGAAAAAGAAAACGGCAGCTTTTTACTTTCTAAACGTCGTATTGATGCTAAACAAGTATGGGAAAAAATTCAAAAAGATTTTGAAGAAGGCACAATTATCGAAGCACCTGTGAAAGAAGTTGTTAAGGGTGGATTAGTTGTTGATGCAGGCGTTAGAGGATTTGTACCGGCATCAATGGTAGACATTCAATTTGTAGATGATTTTTCAGCATATAAAGGAAAAATACTTGCATTTAAAATAATGGAAATAGAACCTAGCGAAAATCGTTTAATTCTTTCACATAAAGCTGTTTTGCAAGCTGAAAGTGACTTGAATAAAAAGAAAGTTATGCAAGAATTGAAAGAAAATGATACCGTCAAAGGGAAAGTCGCTCGTTTAACAAACTTTGGTGCTTTTATTGATTTAGGTGGAGTTGACGGATTGGTTCATATTTCCCAAATTTCCTATGATCACATTAAAAATCCAGCAGATGTCTTATCGATAGGACAAGAAGTAGATGTTAAAATCCTTTCCGTTGACGAAGAAGCTGGCCGTATCTCCCTATCTATTAAAGATACGTTGCCTGGACCTTGGGATAATATTGAAGATCGTGCAGCAGTAGATACTGTTTTAGATGGTAAAGTTAAGAGATTAACAAGTTTTGGGGCATTTGTTGAAGTCTACCCAGGTGTAGAGGGACTTGTTCATATCTCTCAAATTTCTCACAATCACATTGCTACACCTCACGAAGTTTTAAGTGAAGGCCAAGAAATTAAAGTCAAAGTGCTTGATTTAAACACTGAAAATCAACGTTTATCATTAAGCATTAAGGCATTAGAAGATAAACCACAACAACAACCAAAACCACGAGAAGAAAAGTATGAGATGCCAGAAATGGACTCAGGATTTACTATTGGGGATATCCTTGGAAATCAACTTTCTGATATTACTTCTGGCAAAGAAGATACTGACCAAAACTAA
- a CDS encoding tetratricopeptide repeat protein, whose protein sequence is MHNGNKMIEALENNQLEEANAFFAQSLEVDSDEQLYDLADNLYHLGFLEETKQIYKQLLETYTEDDELKIGLAEIEIESNNIDEAMEWLLQVSEMSESYPQALLVHADLYQVQGLYEASEQKLLKAKELLPEEPVIFFALAELYFSMGKYTQAIHGYEELLAQGYNEFSGITLASRCGASYSALGDLEQAALYFEQSVEENETVDALFELGITYYQQKEFKRGNELFFKLKKLDPSYTSVYPNLAKGLEEENQLEKADEVIREGLQMDQYNDELFTVGAEIAIKLEDEETAEEYYLKAQALAPDNEGLQLAYTNLLLKQERFEDAIKLIEEALSHEQVDPQFYWNAALAYDKLENYEKAEYSFKQGHSFLNQNKEFLKSYIYFLREAGERVVIKTVLAEYLVLEPSDEEMLELLESNNTNY, encoded by the coding sequence ATGCATAATGGAAATAAAATGATTGAAGCTTTAGAAAACAATCAACTTGAAGAAGCAAATGCATTTTTTGCACAATCTTTAGAAGTGGATTCTGATGAACAACTTTATGATTTGGCCGATAACTTATACCATTTAGGTTTTTTAGAAGAAACAAAACAGATTTACAAACAATTATTGGAAACATACACTGAAGATGATGAATTAAAGATTGGATTAGCTGAAATCGAAATTGAGTCGAATAATATCGATGAAGCAATGGAATGGCTTCTACAAGTATCAGAGATGAGTGAATCTTACCCGCAAGCGCTATTGGTTCATGCTGATTTGTATCAAGTACAAGGATTGTATGAAGCTAGCGAACAAAAATTATTAAAAGCAAAAGAACTCTTACCTGAAGAACCGGTTATTTTTTTTGCTTTAGCAGAACTTTATTTTTCAATGGGAAAATACACTCAAGCTATTCATGGTTATGAAGAATTACTAGCTCAAGGATACAACGAATTCTCAGGCATTACATTAGCTTCTCGCTGTGGTGCTTCTTATAGCGCGCTAGGAGACTTAGAACAAGCAGCTTTATACTTTGAACAAAGCGTAGAAGAAAATGAGACAGTCGACGCTTTATTTGAATTAGGGATAACGTATTATCAGCAAAAGGAATTTAAACGTGGCAATGAATTATTTTTCAAATTAAAAAAATTAGATCCAAGTTACACTTCTGTTTACCCAAACTTAGCTAAAGGGTTAGAAGAAGAAAATCAACTTGAAAAAGCCGATGAAGTTATTCGAGAAGGTTTGCAAATGGATCAATACAATGATGAGTTATTTACTGTGGGAGCAGAAATTGCGATTAAGTTAGAAGACGAAGAGACGGCTGAAGAGTATTACCTAAAGGCTCAAGCATTGGCACCTGATAACGAAGGGTTGCAATTAGCTTACACTAACTTATTATTAAAACAAGAACGATTTGAAGATGCGATTAAACTTATTGAAGAAGCTTTGTCCCATGAACAAGTCGATCCTCAGTTTTATTGGAACGCTGCTTTAGCCTATGATAAGCTAGAAAATTACGAAAAAGCAGAGTACTCATTTAAACAAGGTCATTCTTTCTTAAATCAAAACAAAGAATTCTTGAAAAGTTACATTTATTTCCTAAGAGAAGCTGGTGAAAGAGTTGTTATTAAGACTGTACTAGCTGAATATTTAGTTTTAGAACCATCAGATGAAGAAATGTTAGAGCTTTTAGAATCAAATAATACAAACTATTAG
- a CDS encoding CCA tRNA nucleotidyltransferase has protein sequence MIHENLLFAKALPIIAEIKKAGYEVYFVGGCVRDALLNKEINDVDLATSAFPAEIKAIFPKTIDVGIEHGTVMVLRNDETYEVTTFRTESTYQDFRRPDQVIFVRSLKEDLKRRDFTVNALAMTEDGEIIDYFGGVKDLTNGLIKAVGSPRERFFEDALRMMRGVRFVSQLDFSMDSETKKAIFLHRALLEKIAIERIQVEFMKLLLGEGRQKGLNLFVESELYSYCPGLAEYQKELTYFSTLKNKQNHKLLSSLAAWTLLLFILGKQEEDVDSFLRAWKCSKKMIQQVKVALRALTLRVKQPLDKLLLYQSGYAIILEVEELLTFLDKPADLTRLEELTNRLPMKDKKEMAVSGFDLLAYFNKKPGKWLGSALDKIEIGIVLGEITNEKEAILNWLSETNEIKKEDF, from the coding sequence ATGATCCACGAAAATCTCCTGTTTGCGAAGGCATTACCTATCATTGCAGAAATAAAAAAGGCAGGTTATGAGGTTTATTTTGTTGGTGGGTGTGTTCGTGATGCGTTATTAAATAAAGAAATCAATGATGTTGATTTAGCTACTAGCGCGTTTCCAGCGGAAATAAAAGCTATTTTCCCTAAAACGATTGATGTGGGGATTGAGCACGGTACCGTGATGGTATTAAGAAATGATGAAACTTATGAGGTAACAACTTTTAGAACTGAATCGACTTATCAAGATTTTAGAAGACCCGATCAAGTTATTTTTGTTCGCTCATTAAAAGAAGATTTAAAGCGTCGCGATTTTACAGTTAATGCATTAGCAATGACTGAAGATGGCGAAATCATTGATTATTTTGGTGGTGTTAAGGATTTAACCAATGGATTAATAAAAGCGGTTGGTTCTCCAAGGGAACGTTTCTTTGAGGATGCCCTTCGGATGATGAGAGGGGTACGTTTTGTTAGCCAATTAGATTTTAGCATGGACTCTGAAACGAAAAAAGCTATCTTTCTTCATCGAGCCCTACTGGAGAAAATCGCTATCGAAAGAATTCAAGTTGAGTTTATGAAACTATTACTTGGTGAAGGACGTCAAAAAGGGTTAAATTTATTTGTAGAATCAGAATTGTATTCCTATTGTCCTGGATTAGCTGAGTATCAAAAAGAGCTAACGTATTTTTCTACTTTAAAAAACAAACAAAACCACAAATTGCTGTCTTCATTAGCTGCTTGGACGTTGTTGTTATTTATTTTAGGAAAACAAGAAGAAGATGTTGATTCATTTTTAAGAGCATGGAAATGTTCAAAAAAAATGATTCAGCAAGTAAAAGTAGCTTTAAGAGCCTTAACTTTAAGGGTAAAGCAACCGTTAGATAAGTTGTTATTGTATCAATCTGGCTATGCTATTATTTTAGAAGTAGAGGAATTATTAACCTTTTTAGATAAACCAGCGGACTTAACTAGACTCGAGGAGTTAACGAACCGTTTACCTATGAAAGACAAAAAAGAAATGGCAGTTAGTGGTTTTGATTTACTAGCCTATTTTAATAAAAAACCTGGCAAATGGCTAGGTTCAGCCTTAGATAAAATAGAAATAGGCATAGTATTAGGTGAAATCACTAATGAAAAAGAAGCCATTTTAAACTGGCTATCAGAAACTAATGAAATAAAAAAAGAAGATTTCTGA
- a CDS encoding HU family DNA-binding protein: MANKAELIENVATSTGLTKKDATAAVDAVFETIQTTLSKGEKVQIIGFGNFEVRDRAARKGRNPQTGEEIQIAASKVPAFKPGKALKDAVK, encoded by the coding sequence ATGGCTAACAAAGCAGAATTAATCGAAAACGTAGCAACTTCAACAGGTTTGACTAAAAAAGATGCAACAGCAGCAGTAGATGCTGTCTTCGAAACAATCCAAACAACTTTGAGCAAAGGTGAGAAAGTTCAAATTATTGGTTTTGGTAACTTTGAAGTTCGCGATCGTGCTGCACGCAAAGGACGCAACCCTCAAACAGGGGAAGAAATCCAAATTGCTGCAAGCAAAGTTCCAGCATTCAAACCAGGCAAAGCACTTAAAGACGCAGTTAAATAA
- a CDS encoding ReoY family proteolytic degradation factor has protein sequence MDIKVSLESKKEFLGWFLDCHQLKRRESMWILNYLLNHDIVLGKVHFVENVETTPRGILMSTIETDSKPFLFYKEGILFEDPEQAFHEIRLNWHEDIYLELIFNDPWKAYQYLGVLEDNPYHKWNDSLDVNLKTEVEQALAALTLNNQIEMMMNQIDAALENDDKESFIQLSNHLKRIKKNESKTEKKPNH, from the coding sequence ATGGACATCAAAGTATCTTTAGAATCAAAAAAAGAATTTCTTGGTTGGTTTTTAGATTGTCATCAATTGAAAAGAAGAGAATCGATGTGGATATTAAATTATTTGTTAAATCATGATATTGTTTTAGGTAAAGTTCACTTTGTTGAAAATGTTGAGACCACACCTAGAGGAATACTGATGTCAACTATTGAAACAGATAGTAAGCCATTTTTATTTTATAAAGAAGGTATCTTATTCGAAGATCCTGAACAGGCTTTTCATGAAATACGATTAAACTGGCACGAAGATATTTACCTAGAATTAATTTTTAATGACCCTTGGAAAGCTTATCAATATTTGGGAGTATTAGAAGATAATCCTTATCACAAATGGAATGACTCTCTTGACGTAAATTTGAAAACAGAAGTAGAACAGGCATTAGCTGCACTAACTTTAAACAATCAAATAGAGATGATGATGAATCAGATAGATGCTGCTCTAGAAAACGATGACAAAGAGAGCTTTATCCAACTGTCTAACCACTTAAAAAGAATCAAAAAAAATGAATCTAAGACCGAAAAAAAACCAAATCATTAA